The region AATCCAATGACATTCACTGCCCTCTGTACTGGACTAATGGCTTCATGCTGCGATGCTGCGATGCTCAACCCTTCTGTGTGTTCCTACCTCCAGTAAACTAACCTcagtctcctggtctgtctgtgttcctccctccAGTAAACTAACCTcagtctcctggtctgtctgtgttcctccttcCTGTAAACTAACCTcagtctcctggtctgtctgtgttcctccctccAGTAAACTAACCTcagtctcctggtctgtctgtgttcctccttcCTGTAAACTAACCTCAGTCTCctggtctctctgtgttcctccctccaGTAAACTAACCTCAgtctcctggtctgtctctctgtgtgttcctacCTCCAGTAAACTAACCTcagtctcctggtctgtctgtgttcctccttcCTGTAAACTAACCTcagtctcctggtctgtctgtgttcctccctccAGTAAACTAACCTcagtctcctggtctgtctgtgttcctccttcCTGTAAATTAACCTcagtctcctggtctgtctgtgttcctccttcCTGTAAACTAACCTCAGTCTCctggtctctctgtgttcctACCTCCAGTAAACTAACCTCAgtctcctggtctgtctctctgtgtgttcctacCTCCAGTAAACTAACCTcagtctcctggtctgtctgtgttcctccttcCTGTAAACTAACCTCAGTCTCctggtctctctgtgttcctccctccaGTAAACTAACCTCAgtctcctggtctgtctctctgtgtgttcctacCTCCAGTAAACTAACCTcagtctcctggtctgtctgtgttcctccttcCTGTAAACTAACCTcagtctcctggtctgtctgtgttcctccctccAGTAAACTAACCTCAgtctcctggtctgtctctctgtgtgttcctacCTCCAGTAAACTAACCTCAGTCTCCTggtctgtctctttgtgtgttcTTCTGGTCACCATACTGTATGCCTAAAGTGCATCACATCTTCACCATCGAACTAGTATGTTAAAGTGTAatggatgagacagacagacagacagacagacagacagacagacagacagacagacagacagacagacagacagacagacagacagtaacaatattagattttttttttaggtcacttTGGATTTCATGATTTTTATCAGCAGGCTTTTTACTAAGACGTCCGGACACGTTGAGACGATTTTGAATCCATGGTATTTTGGGTGGACAAAAATATAATATGTAAGATATGAGGAGGTAAGTACTGTATGATAAGTCTGATGCAAATCCCCTAGTTGAGTCTATCTGGTATTAAAGTAATACCCTCAGCATGCTGGTTGTGTTCTTGTTTTGCCCTCTGAGGTACAGGGGCTTAAAAAAGCTCACAACAACAAGAGATTCTGGTATTAGAAACAGAACAAGGGAAAGCTAACAACTGTCAGTTGGGGCTCAGGATGATGCTAAACCAGCTGATCAGAAGCCCCTATCTTATTAGGAAGCCCAGAGAACAGGTGCCACTCATACATAACCCCCTCCCTAAAATATCCTTATAAATGTATATTTTCAGAGATTTCTGGAATCAGCAGAGATTACCGTTGTAAAGGAATCCTCCAACCTGGAATTCTGCAAtaaggtttttttttttgttactagGACATTTCTGGAATGTTTCAGTAATATTACAACCCTGCAGCAGGTGCTAACTATGCAGGATGCTAACTATGCAGGATGCTAACTATGCAGGATGTTAACTGTGCAGGTGCTAACTATGCAGGATGCTAACTATGCAGGATGCTAACTATGCAGGTGCTAACTATGCAGGATGCTAACTATGCAGGATGCTAACTATGCAGGATGCTAACTATGCAGGATGCTAACTATGCAGGATGCTAACTATGCAGGATGCAAACTATGCAGGATGCTAACTATGCAGGATGCTAACTATGCAGGATGCTAACTATGCAGGATGCTAACTATGCAGGATGCTAACTATGCAGGATGCTAACTATGCAGGATGCTAACTATGCAGGATGCTAACTATGCAGGATGCTAACTATGCAGGATGCTAACTATGCAGGATACAAACTATGCAGGATGCTAACTATGCAGGATGCTAACTATGCAGGATGCTAACTATGCAGGTGCTAACTATGCAGGATGCTAACTATGCAGGATGCTAACTATGCAGGTACAAACTATGCAGGATGCTAACTATGCAGGATGCTAACTATGCAGGTGCTAATGATGCAGGTTTGTAGTTGCTAATTTTGCAGGATGCTAACTGTGCAGGTGCTCACTGTGCAGGTGCTCGCTATGCAGGTGCCAACTATGCAGGATGCTAGCTATGCAGGTGCTAACTATGCAGGTGCTAACTAAGCAGGTGCTAATGATGCAGGTTTGTAGGTGCTAACTGTGCAGGATGCACAGGGGGTTCTAACTGGACCCAAAAAGGGTTCTAACTGGACCCAAAAAGGGTTCTaaactggaaccaaaaagggttctgctatggggacagccgaagaactctCCTTTAACCCTTTTCGTGTATGACAGACTGAGACCTTGCCTTGTTTAACTTCCTCCTCACGGCACCTCGTTCACTTACTATGACAGACTGAGACCTTGGCTTGTTTAACTTCCTCCTCACGGCACCGCGTTCACTTACTATGACAGACTGAGACCTTGGCTTGTTTAACTTCCTCCTCACGGCACCTCGTTCACTTACTATGACAGACTGAGACCTTGCCTTGTTTAACTTCCTCCTCACGGCACCTCGTTCACTTACTATGACAGACTGAGACCTTGCCTTGTTTAACTTCCTCCTCACGGCACCTCGTTCACTTACTATGACAGACTGAGACCTTGCCTTGTTTAACTTCCTCCTCACGGCACCTCGTTCACTTACTATGACAGACTGAGACCTTGCCTTGTTTAACTTCCTCCTCACGGCACCTCGTTCACTTACTATGACAGACTGAGACCTTGCCTTGTTTAACTTCCTCCTCACGGCACCTCGTTCACTTACTATGACAGACTGAGACCTTGCCTTGTTTAACTTCCTCCTCACGGCACCTCGTTCACTTACTATGACAGACTGAGACCTTGCCTTGTTTAACTTCCTCCTCACGGCACCTCGTTCACTTACTATGACAGACTGAGACCTTGCCTTGTTTAACTTCCTCCTCACGGCACCTCGTTCACTTACTATGACAGACTGAGACCTTGCCTTGTTTAACTTCCTCCTCACGGCACCTCGTTCACTTACTATGACAGACTGAGACCTTGCTTTATTCTGTACTGAAGTTCCACATCAAGATCCAAtaataacattacattacattacatttaagtcatttagcagacgctcttatccagagcgacttacaaattggtgcatacaccttatgacaaccagtggaacagccacttgcatctaaatcttgttgggggagacaggggggactgagaaggattacttacccttacttaccctatcctaggtattccttgaagaggtggggtttcaggtgtctccggaaggtggtgattgactccgctgtcctggcgtcgtgagggagtttgttccaccattgggggccagagcagcgaacagttttgactgggctgagcggcaactgtacttcctcagtggtaggaggcgagcaggccagaggtggatgaacgcagtgcccttgtttgggtgtagggcctgatcagagcctggaggtactgaggtgccagaCCCCTCACAGCCCgttggcgagcaccatggtcttgtagcggatgcgagcttcaactggaagccagtggagagagcggaggagcggggtgacgtgagagaacttgggaaggttgaacaccagacgggctgcggcgttctggatgagttgtaggggtttaatggcacaggcagggagcccagccaacagcgagttgcagtaatcaagacgggagatgacaagtgcctggattaggacctgcgccgcttcctgtgtgaggcagggtcagactctgcggatgttgtagagcatgaacctacaggaacgggacaccgccttgatgttagttgagaacgtcagggtgttgtccaggatcacgccaaggttcttagcgctctgggaggaggacacaatggagttgtcaaccgtgatggcagatcatggaacgggcagtccttcccctcaggaagaggagctccgtcttgctgaggttcagctgaggtggtgatccgtcatccacactgatatgtctaaCAAGCGCCAAGAAAAATAAAGTGGTTTGTCTCAAAATAAAATCACACTATTATAATTCAATATACAAAATGCTTTTTCTCCTCCAATGTAAACGCTAATGTTTTGTGGCCCATttcacagtaaaaaaaaatgacTTCCCTTAttcttgtctgtctgtgtgttaatGGCAGTAGTGTTTCACACATTTAAAACAAGGGTTAATTaagaactaaaaaaaaaaaaaaatcctttgCCCGCAACAGCTGTGGTTATAATTGGTAGAGTACTATTTTCCTGCATGCCAAGTAAAATTATGAAATGCGCTACACTTAAAAATGTACAAGTTTAGCTGGCTGGTAATGCTACAAAGGTTGTGGTGGTTACATATGCGCGATGCAATTAATGTTACTTAAACATGGTGTGATACATCCCCGACAAGAAAATGGCACCAATGTGAGGAATttagagaaggggggagagaaaaaACAGCCATTCATTTGAAACGAGGAGCTTTAATATATTCTGGGTTACAAGTTGAGCCAATGGGCTGCCGCTGCGGAGAAGAGACGAGGGGAAGATGAGAAAGTGGTAGATGAAaatgaggagaggggtgaagtggTAGAGGAATTAACATGCACGGGACAGTATGATGTTTTTATTGGATGGCCTGTTCTGCCCCCGTGGTTGTACCAATCAAACACTTGGCTTTAATACGGCATTATCcactgtcagacacacacacacacacacacacacacacacacacacacacacacacacacacacacacacacacacacacacacacacacacacacacacacacacacacacacacacacacacaccctactacAATGCTACAACCACTTTCCCCTTCAATGTTCAAACATGCAGTAAAACTGTAAAACTGACTGAAATTGACATATTCAAGTTTATTCATATTGTATATTTTATTTGGTTAAGTTGTTCAGTTTTTTTTAGTCGGTGACGACTACAATAAGATGACTGTGCCTATTTTTATATACAGTCCTAGTCTAaaaatccatccatcctctccagTGACTCACAATATGGAATGCCGTGTCTTCTGGCATTGTTAACACAGACGTTGTTAACAAGGGGTGAAATCATGATTAATCAGTCAGTCCCTCTGGGCCCAGTGAGCCATTTGAACCCCGAGGTGGCGAGGAGGAAGGAGGGCTAGTGAGCGAGGACGAAGTTAAACAAGGCAACGTAGGGGTGGGTGAATAACAACACAACATCGTGTttttgggggaggaggagggagggacgagaggatgagggagagaggaggaggaggaggaggaaggagagggagggcggTAAGGCAGCCATTGTGTTGTCGTCAGCGGGGAGCTGGTCTGTGAAACAGGATTACCCAGAGGTCACGCTGCCACTGAATGGATGTCCATCACTTTCCATCTGCAgtccaaatgtcaccctattccctatgcagtgcactacttttgactagaaccCCCCTCCAgcatccctatgggccctagtcagaagtagtgtactacatagggattaaggtaccatttgggatgcaaaccatCACTTTCCGTCCACCTAATACAAAGGGGTGGACCCAGAGACTAAGTGATTGAGATGTAGAAGGCTGGccgagcagaggagaggaatggagggaaggagagagaaaacacacagtgGCACACTCCTCTCTCTTGCATGCTGATTTCCTCTGGCCCTGATAATCTGTTCATCATACTACAGGGCAGCTGTCTGGGATTGGGGTGGGTTTTAATTCTCAAGAGGATGCTTagatgttgttttgttgtttttctcaCCATACAAACTTAATAATTGCTACATTCTTGGCAGATTTTCGACCAAAatatacaggaccagtcaaaggtttggaaacacctactcattcaagggtttttctttatttttactattttctacattgtagaataagaaataacacatatggaatcactaAAAAAGCattaaatcaaaatgtatttttgattttagattcttcaaagtagacaccctttcccttgatgacagcttccactcgtgacattctctcaaccagcttcacctggaatgctcttccaacagtcttgaaggagttcccacatatgctgagcacttgttggatgcttttccttccctctgcagtccaactcatcccaaaccatctcaactgggttgaggtcgggtgattgtgcaggccaggtcatctgatgcagcactccatcactttccttcttggtcaaatagcccttacacagcctggaggtatgttgggtcattgtcctgttgaaaaacaaatgatagtcccactaagcccaaaccagatttGATGGCATATCAttgtttcttggcaatttctcacatggaatagccttcatttttcagaacaagaatagactgactagtttcagaagaaagtgctttgtttctggccattttgagcctgtaatctaaccctcaaattctgatgctccagatactcagctagtctaaagaaggccagttgtattgcttatttaatcagaacaacagttttcagctgtgctaacataattgtaaaagggttttctaatgatcaattagaatTAATCAATTAAAAATGATAATCTTGgcttagctaacacaacgtgccattggaacacaggagtgatggttgctgataatgtgcctctgtacacctctgtagatattccattaaaaatcatccctttccatctacaatagtcattcacaacattaacaatgtctacgcgGACAAACGGACAGATGGACGGAcggaccgacagacagacagacatgctgataatgtgcctctgtagatattccataaagaatctgccgtttccagctgcaataatagtcatttacaacattaacagtgctgtatttctgatcaatttgatgtcattttaatgacaaaaaaaatgagcttttctcttaaaaaaaacaaggacatttctagtgaccccaaacttttgaacagtagtgtacctCTTTAGTTTATCTGATAGCTAACTAGACAAACTTATTTGCCGACAAAATGCACTTGAGCAAAACTTACCTGAACAGAACTGTCCATATCTCCTTATGTTTCTCTACCAGACTGGTGCTTGTCAGACAGTACCCGACCTCTTTTCAGTACTAACATCCCATACGATCTCTTTGTGTCAGAGTTTAGGAGCTTAGGAGCCTCATGTCAACTTGGTGAATAAATGGAATGACAATTATACAATTCCTAAAGATTGTACCTGAGAAGAATCTCTCTGCCAACAAGTGTAAGTGGGACCTTCACAGTAGCTAAATGCTCCTTATAAAGGGATTCTGTCTGTGTTCCATATatcaacaccattctgtatgATGAACTGTCTACATCTACCTAATATGAAGCTGTACACCAGACTGGTGCTTGTCAGACAATATAAACATCCCATAGTGTCCCATTGTATCAGACCttggtaaaaaaaacaaaaaaacacatcaAACACTAGCCATCAAAACAGACAGCCTCTCGCCCAGACCACAAATCTATTGGTGGGACACGAGTCTTTGTTCAACTGAACAGGACCCTTTTCCATCTATTTAACAAATACCCAATGATCTATTatctatggtgtgtgtgtgtgtgtgcgtgcgtgtgtgtgtgtgtgcgtgtgtgtgcgtgtgcgtgtgtgtgcgtgtgggtgtgtgtgtgtgtgtgtgcgtgcgtgcgcgtgtgtgtgtgtgcgtgtgtgtgtgtgtgtgtgtgtgtgtgtgtgtgtgtgtgtgtgtgtgtgtgtgtgtgtgtgtgtgtgtgtgtgtgtgtgtgtgtgtgtgcgtgtgcgtgtgtgactgTGTATAGCCGGATTGTGTAGCAGCTCTGTGGGCTGATGGGGCGAGGTCAAACCCTCTTACCTCTATAGGTAGTGTTAGTAAGGGACATCTGCTGGGGCTTCCTGTCTATCTGTTAGAGAGAtcggagagagtacagacagccCCTTTTAACCTGATCACATAGGTATTTAGCTCCCAGTCCCACCGCAACgttttgtttgttttatttgCAGAGCAGGTGTTTCATAATCATTAGAGACTACATTACGACCCTGGCCCTGAGTGGAAGACAAACAAGACCAGTACACACCCAGGACACAACCGGCAGACAGTCAAAGCCATGCTCATAATTCTCCCCTCTCTGAATGGAACCATCTGGTGATGTAAGGGAAGAAATGGGCCTGTTTAGTGGTCACTGTTTGCCTACGGGCCACATAATTGTGTTGTCTGAGAAAAGCTGGCAGATAGCGGGCACGCTCGGCGGGCTCTGGTGAAGTGGTATGGTTTTATAGAATGCTTCCAATGCCTTTGTCTGGGGACTGGGTGGGGGGTGTATTCTGGGGTCTGGGGGGGTAATATTCTGGGGTCTGGGGGAGTTGGATTCTGGGGTCTGGGGGGGGTAGTATTCTGGGGTCTGGGGAGTTGGATTCTGGGGTCTGGGGGAGTTGTATTCTGGGGTCTGGGGGTAGTATTCTGGGGTCTGAGGGAGTTGGATTCTGGGGTCTGGGGGAGTTGTATTCTGGGGTCTGGGGGGGTAGTATTCTGGGGTCTGGGGGAGTTGGATTCTGGGGTCTGGGGAGTTGTATTCTGGGGTCTGGGGGGTAGTATTCTGGGGTCTGGGGGTAGTATTCTGGGGTCTGAGGGAGTTGGATTCTGGGGTCTGGGGAGTTGTATTCTGGGGTCTGGGGGTAGTATTCTGGGGTCTGAGGGAGTTGGATTCTGGGGTCTGGGGGAGTTGTATTCTGGGGTCTGGGGGGGTAGTATTCTGGGGTCTGGGGGGGTTGTATAGTCCAGGGTCTGGGGGTTGTAGTCCAGGGTCTGGGGGTTGCAGTCCAGGGTCTGGGGTGGTTGTAGTCTTGGTCTGGGGGTTGTATTCTGGGGTCTGGGGGGGTTTAGTCAGGGTTCTGGGGGGTTGTAGTCTTGGTCTGAGGGGTTGTAGTCTTTGGTCTGGGAGGTTGTAGTCTATGGTCTGGGGGGTTGTAGTCTATGGTCTGGGGGGTTGTAGT is a window of Oncorhynchus keta strain PuntledgeMale-10-30-2019 chromosome 25, Oket_V2, whole genome shotgun sequence DNA encoding:
- the LOC118378462 gene encoding uncharacterized protein LOC118378462, giving the protein MGPRLQTPRPQTTTPPDPDYNPPRPRPQPPQTLDNNPQDQHYNPARPYTTTPQTKTTTPQNLYYNPQTKTKPTQNPDHNPQTKTTTPQTKTTTPQKYNPQTKTTTTPDPGLQPPDPGLQPPDPGLYNPPRPQNTTPPDPRIQLPQTPESNSLRPQNTTPRPQNTTPQTPESNSLRPQNTTPRPQNTTPQTPEYNSPDPRIQLPQTPEYYPPRPQNTTPPDPRIQLPQTPEYYPQTPEYNSPRPQNPTPQTPEYYPPQTPESNSPRPQNITPPDPRIHPPPSPQTKALEAFYKTIPLHQSPPSVPAICQLFSDNTIMWPVGKQ